The Cyclobacteriaceae bacterium genome includes a region encoding these proteins:
- a CDS encoding DUF4097 family beta strand repeat protein produces the protein MKSILSVFLLFLAFSVSAQKVEGEFHLDKDYTINPTGTIQLTSSDAKVYITGSNRKTAHVKIDRVVSTKGITFGGHDDFRVDISVEAGDLEIREHSNSVTIGMIGYHYEKYTITIEAPEGASLKVKGDDGDYWIKNIDGAISLQLDDADVDLAQCSGNKFYFRMDDGDITMDEGKGSLEVDGDDSDIKISNANFTFVDAKVDDGDLIIETSLADNGEYFIEAQDGLVSFLITKGGGKFDIRHDDGRVITQGDFTTEEDSEDRTRLVLASGTAKVNIRADDARVKLTKQ, from the coding sequence ATGAAGTCCATTCTATCTGTTTTTTTGCTGTTTTTGGCATTTTCAGTAAGTGCTCAAAAGGTTGAAGGCGAATTTCACCTTGATAAGGATTATACCATTAACCCAACAGGAACCATCCAGTTGACCTCCTCGGATGCTAAGGTTTACATCACCGGCTCAAATCGGAAAACGGCTCATGTAAAAATTGACCGAGTTGTCAGTACCAAGGGAATCACCTTTGGAGGTCACGATGACTTCCGTGTAGATATTTCTGTAGAAGCGGGAGATCTTGAGATCAGAGAGCATTCGAATTCAGTTACGATTGGAATGATTGGATATCATTACGAAAAATACACGATCACAATTGAAGCACCTGAAGGAGCGAGCCTGAAAGTAAAAGGTGATGATGGAGATTATTGGATCAAGAATATTGATGGCGCAATCTCGTTACAGCTTGATGATGCTGATGTGGATTTGGCACAATGCTCAGGGAACAAGTTTTATTTCCGAATGGACGATGGCGACATCACAATGGATGAAGGCAAAGGCTCGCTGGAAGTTGATGGAGATGATTCAGATATAAAGATCAGCAATGCGAATTTTACTTTTGTTGATGCTAAAGTAGACGATGGTGATCTAATCATTGAAACCTCTCTCGCGGATAATGGAGAGTATTTTATTGAAGCACAGGATGGACTGGTTTCATTTCTCATCACCAAAGGCGGTGGGAAATTTGATATTCGTCATGATGACGGAAGAGTAATTACGCAAGGCGATTTTACTACAGAAGAAGATTCTGAAGATAGAACCAGACTCGTGCTGGCAAGTGGTACTGCAAAAGTTAACATTCGCGCAGATGATGCAAGG